A genomic stretch from Mycobacterium cookii includes:
- a CDS encoding dihydroorotase produces MSVLLRGVRLYGEGDRVDVLVDDGQIADIGAGLSIPDDADVIDATGQVLLPGFVDLHTHLREPGREYAEDIETGSAAAALGGYTAVFAMANTNPVADSPVVTDHVWHRGQQVGLVDVHPVGAVTVGLAGTQLTEMGMMAAGVAQVRMFSDDGKCVHDPLIMRRALEYATGLGVLIAQHAEEPRLTVGAVAHEGPNAAKLGLSGWPRAAEESIVARDALLARDAGARVHICHASTAGTVEIVKWAKDQGISITAEVTPHHLLLDDSRLVSYDGVNRVNPPLREASDAVALRQALADGVIDCVATDHAPHAEHEKCVEFAAALPGMLGLQTALSAVVQTMVNPGLLTWRGVARVMSENPARIAGLPDQGRPLEVGEPANLTVVDPDATWTVDGGELASRSANTPYQAMTLPAAVTATLLRGKITARDGKSPA; encoded by the coding sequence GTGAGCGTGTTGCTGCGCGGGGTGCGGCTGTACGGCGAGGGGGACCGGGTCGACGTGCTGGTCGACGACGGCCAGATCGCCGACATCGGGGCCGGGCTTTCGATCCCCGACGATGCCGACGTCATCGACGCCACCGGTCAGGTGCTGCTGCCCGGGTTCGTCGATCTGCACACCCACCTGCGCGAGCCCGGCCGCGAATACGCCGAGGACATCGAAACCGGCTCGGCCGCTGCGGCTCTCGGTGGGTACACCGCGGTGTTCGCGATGGCCAACACCAATCCGGTCGCCGACAGCCCGGTGGTCACCGATCACGTCTGGCATCGCGGGCAGCAGGTCGGACTCGTCGACGTACACCCGGTCGGCGCGGTCACCGTCGGGTTGGCCGGAACCCAGCTCACCGAGATGGGCATGATGGCCGCCGGCGTCGCGCAGGTGCGGATGTTCTCCGACGACGGCAAGTGCGTGCACGACCCGCTGATCATGCGCCGCGCCCTGGAATACGCCACCGGCCTGGGTGTCCTGATCGCCCAGCACGCCGAAGAGCCGCGGCTGACCGTCGGCGCCGTCGCACACGAGGGCCCCAACGCCGCCAAGCTCGGATTGTCCGGCTGGCCGAGGGCCGCCGAGGAGTCGATCGTCGCCCGCGATGCCTTGCTGGCCCGCGACGCCGGAGCACGGGTGCACATCTGCCACGCCTCCACCGCTGGCACCGTCGAGATTGTCAAATGGGCCAAGGATCAAGGTATTTCGATCACCGCCGAGGTCACACCGCATCATCTGCTGCTCGACGACAGCCGACTCGTCAGCTACGACGGGGTGAACCGGGTGAATCCGCCGCTGCGTGAGGCCAGCGACGCCGTCGCGTTGCGTCAGGCGCTGGCCGACGGCGTGATCGACTGCGTGGCAACCGATCACGCTCCGCATGCCGAACACGAGAAGTGCGTCGAGTTCGCCGCCGCGCTACCGGGCATGCTCGGTTTGCAGACCGCGCTGTCGGCGGTGGTGCAGACGATGGTCAACCCCGGACTGCTGACCTGGCGCGGCGTCGCGCGGGTGATGAGCGAGAACCCGGCCCGCATCGCGGGGCTGCCTGACCAGGGTCGACCCCTGGAGGTCGGCGAGCCGGCCAACCTAACTGTGGTGGATCCGGACGCCACCTGGACCGTCGACGGCGGCGAGTTGGCCAGTCGGTCGGCCAACACCCCGTACCAGGCCATGACGTTGCCCGCCGCGGTGACCGCAACGCTATTGCGGGGCAAGATCACTGCCCGCGACGGAAAGAGCCCGGCATGA
- a CDS encoding PH-like domain-containing protein: MTSGTLIASLIVAGVLALVIALVIQLMMRGWRKRSRQQAEMLGTLPVPPGQVGPAAITTPGVYVGCTMAPAWSQRITAGDLGYRGKAVLTRHPEGILVERSRAQPIWIPQESISGIRTEHGIGGKVGGRDGILAIRWRLPSGVKIDTGFRADNRDEYEGWLQSWPEGVAL, from the coding sequence ATGACGTCGGGAACGTTGATCGCATCGTTGATCGTGGCCGGGGTGCTGGCGCTGGTGATCGCCCTCGTCATTCAGCTGATGATGCGCGGTTGGCGCAAACGCTCGCGCCAGCAGGCCGAAATGCTCGGCACGTTGCCCGTGCCTCCGGGCCAGGTCGGCCCGGCGGCCATCACCACCCCGGGTGTCTACGTCGGCTGCACCATGGCCCCGGCTTGGAGCCAGCGGATCACCGCCGGCGACCTGGGCTACCGCGGCAAAGCCGTGCTGACCCGCCACCCCGAGGGCATCCTGGTGGAACGCAGTCGTGCACAGCCGATTTGGATTCCGCAGGAGTCGATCTCCGGCATCCGCACCGAGCACGGCATCGGCGGAAAGGTCGGCGGCCGGGACGGCATTCTGGCGATCCGGTGGCGCCTGCCCTCCGGCGTCAAGATCGACACCGGGTTTCGGGCCGACAACCGTGACGAGTACGAGGGTTGGCTGCAGAGCTGGCCGGAAGGGGTCGCGTTGTGA
- the carA gene encoding glutamine-hydrolyzing carbamoyl-phosphate synthase small subunit, giving the protein MLVLEDGRTFTGTAFGAIGQTLGEAVFSTGMSGYQETLTDPSYHRQIVVATAPQIGNTGWNGEDGESRGDKIWVAGYAVRDPSPRVSNWRATGTLEDELVRQSVVGIAGIDTRAVVRHLRSRGSMKAGVFSGEALAAPEELTERVRGQQSMLGADLAGEVSTGEAYIVEPEGPQRFTVAAIDLGIKTNTPRNFARRGVRTRVLPSSVSFEQISELKPDGVFLSNGPGDPATADHIVEVTRAVLGAGIPLFGICFGNQILGRALGLSTYKMVFGHRGINIPVMDHATGRVAVTAQNHGFALEGEAGQRFDTPFGQAVVSHTCANDGVVEGVKLVDGKAFSVQYHPEAAAGPHDAEYLFDQFVDLMTGDNR; this is encoded by the coding sequence ATGCTGGTTCTCGAAGACGGCCGGACATTCACCGGTACCGCCTTCGGCGCGATCGGCCAGACCCTGGGCGAGGCCGTGTTTTCCACCGGCATGTCCGGATATCAGGAGACGCTGACCGACCCCAGTTATCACCGCCAGATCGTGGTGGCCACCGCGCCGCAGATCGGCAACACGGGATGGAACGGCGAGGACGGCGAAAGCCGCGGCGACAAGATCTGGGTGGCCGGCTACGCGGTGCGTGATCCTTCGCCACGGGTCTCGAACTGGCGCGCCACCGGAACGCTGGAAGACGAACTGGTCCGGCAGAGCGTCGTCGGCATCGCCGGCATCGACACCCGCGCTGTGGTCCGGCACCTGCGCAGTCGCGGCTCGATGAAAGCCGGCGTGTTCTCCGGTGAGGCGCTGGCGGCGCCCGAGGAGTTGACCGAACGGGTGCGCGGCCAGCAATCGATGCTCGGTGCCGACCTGGCCGGCGAGGTCAGCACCGGCGAGGCCTACATCGTGGAACCCGAAGGACCGCAACGGTTCACGGTGGCCGCCATCGATCTGGGCATCAAGACCAACACCCCGCGAAACTTCGCCCGTCGCGGAGTACGCACCCGCGTGCTGCCGTCGTCGGTGAGTTTCGAGCAGATCTCCGAACTCAAACCGGACGGGGTGTTCCTGTCCAACGGCCCCGGCGACCCGGCGACCGCCGACCACATCGTCGAGGTGACCCGTGCGGTGCTCGGCGCCGGTATCCCGTTGTTCGGCATCTGCTTCGGCAACCAGATCCTGGGCCGGGCGCTGGGCCTGTCCACCTACAAGATGGTGTTCGGCCACCGCGGGATCAACATCCCGGTGATGGATCACGCCACCGGGCGGGTCGCCGTCACCGCGCAGAATCATGGCTTCGCGCTGGAAGGCGAGGCGGGCCAGCGGTTCGACACACCGTTCGGCCAGGCGGTGGTCAGCCATACCTGCGCCAACGACGGCGTCGTCGAAGGCGTGAAACTGGTTGACGGAAAGGCATTCTCGGTGCAATACCATCCGGAGGCCGCAGCCGGTCCGCACGACGCAGAGTACTTGTTCGACCAATTCGTCGACCTGATGACGGGGGACAACAGGTAA
- the carB gene encoding carbamoyl-phosphate synthase large subunit, with product MPRRTDLKHVLVIGSGPIVIGQACEFDYSGTQACRVLRAEGLEVSLVNSNPATIMTDPEYADHTYVEPITAAFVEKVIVQQAERGHKIDALLATLGGQTALNTAVALYENGALERHGVELIGADFNAIQRGEDRQMFKDIVAKVGGESARSRVCFTMDEVRETVGELGLPVVVRPSFTMGGLGSGLAHTADEVDRMAGAGLAASPSANVLIEESIYGWKEFELELMRDGKDNVVVVCSIENVDPMGVHTGDSVTVAPAMTLTDREYQRMRDLGIDILREVGVDTGGCNIQFAVDPRDGRLIVIEMNPRVSRSSALASKATGFPIAKIAAKLAVGYTLDEILNDITKETPACFEPTLDYVVVKAPRFAFEKFPGADPTLTTTMKSVGEAMSLGRNFIEALGKVMRSLETKRAGFWTGPDTEGTVEDALERLRTPTEGRLYDVELALRLGAPIDRVAEASGIDPWFVAQIAELLALRRDVSDAPVLDADLLRRSKHSGLSDRQIAALRPELAGEDGVRSLRRRLGIHPVYKTVDTCAAEFEAKTPYHYSSYELDPAAETEVGPQTEKPKVLILGSGPNRIGQGIEFDYSCVHAATTLSQAGFETVMVNCNPETVSTDYDTADRLYFEPLTFEDVLEVFHAEQLSGQGGPGVVGVIVQLGGQTPLGLAQRLADAGVPIVGTPPEAIDLAEDRGAFGDLLTAAGLPAPRYGMATTFAQARRIAADIGYPVLVRPSYVLGGRGMEIVYDDETLQGYIARATELSPEHPVLVDRFLEDAIEIDVDALCDGDEVYIGGIMEHIEEAGIHSGDSACALPPVTLGRSDIEKVRRATESIARGIGVVGLLNVQYALKDDVLYVLEANPRASRTVPFVSKATAIPLAKACARIMLGAKVSQLREDGMLAATGDGASVSPDAPIAVKEAVLPFHRFRKADGSGVDSLLGPEMKSTGEVMGIDRDFGSAFAKSQTAAYGSLPAEGTVFVSVANRDKRSLVFPVKRLADLGFRVLATEGTAEMLRRNGIPCDEVRKHFEEAQPGRPPKSAIDAIRAGEVDMVINTPYGNSGPRIDGYEIRAAAVGVNIPCVTTVQGASAAVQGIEAGIRGDIGVRSLQELHSTLNNGGH from the coding sequence ATGCCACGTCGCACTGATCTCAAGCACGTCCTGGTGATCGGCTCCGGGCCGATCGTCATCGGACAGGCCTGCGAATTCGACTATTCCGGGACCCAGGCGTGCCGGGTGCTGCGCGCCGAGGGCTTGGAGGTCAGCCTGGTCAACTCCAATCCGGCGACCATCATGACCGACCCGGAATACGCCGACCACACCTATGTAGAGCCCATCACGGCCGCCTTCGTGGAGAAGGTCATCGTCCAGCAGGCCGAACGCGGCCACAAGATCGACGCCCTGCTGGCCACCCTGGGTGGCCAGACCGCGCTCAACACCGCGGTAGCGCTGTACGAGAACGGGGCGCTGGAACGGCACGGCGTCGAGTTGATCGGCGCCGACTTCAACGCCATCCAGCGCGGCGAGGACCGGCAGATGTTCAAGGACATCGTCGCCAAGGTGGGCGGCGAATCGGCACGCAGCCGAGTGTGTTTCACCATGGACGAGGTGCGCGAGACCGTCGGTGAGCTCGGATTGCCGGTGGTGGTCCGGCCGTCGTTCACGATGGGGGGCCTCGGCTCGGGCCTGGCTCACACCGCCGACGAGGTCGACCGGATGGCCGGCGCCGGGCTGGCCGCTTCGCCGAGCGCCAACGTGCTGATCGAGGAATCGATCTACGGCTGGAAGGAATTCGAGCTCGAGCTGATGCGCGACGGCAAGGACAACGTCGTAGTCGTGTGCTCGATCGAGAACGTCGACCCGATGGGCGTGCACACCGGCGACTCGGTGACCGTGGCCCCGGCGATGACGCTGACCGATCGGGAATACCAGCGGATGCGGGATCTCGGCATCGACATCCTGCGCGAGGTCGGCGTCGACACCGGCGGTTGCAATATCCAGTTCGCCGTCGATCCGCGCGACGGCCGGCTGATCGTCATCGAGATGAACCCGCGGGTGTCGCGGTCAAGTGCGTTGGCGTCCAAGGCCACCGGCTTCCCGATCGCCAAGATCGCCGCCAAACTGGCCGTCGGCTACACCCTCGACGAGATCCTCAACGACATCACCAAGGAGACCCCGGCCTGCTTCGAACCGACGCTGGACTATGTGGTGGTCAAGGCCCCGCGGTTCGCGTTCGAGAAATTCCCCGGCGCCGACCCCACGCTGACCACCACGATGAAGTCGGTCGGCGAGGCGATGTCGTTGGGCCGCAACTTCATCGAGGCGCTCGGCAAGGTGATGCGGTCGCTGGAGACCAAACGCGCCGGATTCTGGACGGGCCCGGACACCGAAGGAACCGTCGAGGACGCGCTGGAGCGGCTGCGGACACCGACCGAGGGCCGGCTCTACGACGTCGAACTGGCGTTGCGCCTGGGCGCGCCGATCGACCGGGTGGCCGAGGCCTCCGGCATCGACCCGTGGTTCGTCGCGCAGATCGCCGAACTGCTGGCGTTGCGTCGCGACGTCAGCGACGCCCCCGTGCTCGACGCGGACCTGCTGCGCCGAAGCAAGCACAGCGGATTGTCCGACCGGCAGATCGCCGCCCTGCGACCGGAATTGGCCGGTGAGGACGGCGTACGTTCGCTGCGGCGACGGCTCGGCATCCACCCGGTGTACAAGACCGTGGACACCTGCGCCGCGGAGTTCGAGGCCAAGACGCCCTATCACTACAGCAGCTACGAGCTCGACCCGGCCGCCGAGACCGAAGTGGGGCCGCAGACCGAGAAGCCCAAGGTGCTGATTCTCGGTTCGGGACCCAACCGGATCGGCCAGGGCATCGAATTCGACTACAGCTGTGTGCATGCCGCAACGACGTTGTCGCAGGCCGGTTTTGAGACCGTGATGGTCAACTGCAACCCGGAGACGGTGTCCACCGACTACGACACCGCCGACCGGCTGTACTTCGAGCCGCTGACGTTCGAAGACGTTCTGGAGGTGTTCCACGCCGAGCAACTCTCCGGTCAAGGCGGTCCGGGTGTGGTCGGGGTGATCGTGCAATTGGGCGGCCAGACGCCGCTCGGCCTCGCGCAGCGGCTTGCCGACGCGGGCGTGCCGATCGTCGGAACCCCACCGGAGGCCATCGATCTGGCCGAGGACCGTGGTGCGTTCGGCGACCTGCTGACGGCAGCGGGGCTGCCGGCCCCGCGGTACGGCATGGCGACGACGTTCGCGCAGGCGCGGCGCATCGCCGCCGACATCGGTTACCCGGTGCTGGTGCGGCCGTCCTACGTGTTGGGTGGTCGCGGCATGGAGATCGTCTACGACGACGAGACGCTGCAGGGGTACATCGCCCGCGCCACCGAACTCTCACCCGAGCATCCGGTTCTGGTCGACCGTTTCCTGGAAGACGCGATCGAGATCGACGTCGACGCGCTCTGCGACGGCGACGAGGTCTACATCGGCGGCATCATGGAGCACATCGAAGAGGCCGGCATCCACTCCGGCGATTCGGCGTGCGCGCTGCCGCCGGTGACGCTGGGCCGCAGTGACATCGAGAAGGTGCGCCGCGCGACCGAGTCGATCGCGCGCGGCATCGGCGTGGTCGGTCTGCTCAATGTGCAGTACGCGCTCAAGGACGACGTGCTCTACGTGCTGGAGGCCAACCCGCGGGCCAGCCGCACGGTGCCATTCGTCTCCAAGGCGACGGCTATACCGCTGGCCAAAGCGTGCGCGCGGATCATGCTGGGCGCCAAGGTCTCTCAGCTGCGCGAGGATGGCATGCTGGCGGCCACCGGAGATGGCGCCAGCGTGTCGCCCGACGCGCCGATCGCGGTGAAGGAAGCCGTGTTGCCGTTCCACCGTTTCCGTAAGGCGGACGGCTCGGGCGTCGACTCGCTGCTCGGCCCGGAGATGAAGTCGACCGGCGAGGTGATGGGGATCGACCGCGACTTCGGCAGCGCGTTTGCCAAGAGCCAGACCGCGGCCTATGGATCGCTGCCGGCCGAGGGAACCGTGTTCGTGTCGGTGGCCAACCGGGACAAGCGCTCGCTGGTGTTCCCGGTCAAGCGGTTGGCCGATCTCGGCTTTCGCGTGCTGGCGACTGAAGGTACCGCGGAGATGCTGCGCCGCAACGGAATTCCGTGCGACGAGGTACGCAAGCACTTCGAAGAGGCGCAGCCCGGCCGGCCGCCGAAGTCGGCCATCGACGCCATCCGCGCCGGCGAGGTCGACATGGTGATCAACACACCCTATGGAAACTCCGGGCCGCGCATCGACGGCTACGAAATCCGCGCTGCCGCAGTCGGAGTCAACATTCCCTGCGTGACGACGGTGCAGGGTGCCTCGGCGGCCGTGCAGGGCATCGAGGCGGGGATCCGCGGCGACATCGGTGTGCGCTCCCTGCAGGAACTGCACAGCACGCTGAACAACGGCGGCCACTAG
- the pyrF gene encoding orotidine-5'-phosphate decarboxylase, with translation MPGFGARLADAVSRRGPLCLGIDPHPEILRAWGLPVNPDGLAAFCESCVRAYADFAVVKPQVAFFESYGSAGYVVLERTIAALRDAGVLVLADAKRGDIGSTMAAYAVAWAGESPLAADAVTASPYLGFGSLQPLLDTAAAHDRGVFVLAATSNPEGASVQRAETCGRSVAQSIVDQAAAVNRASGPGPGFVGVVVGATLTEVPDVSELGGPVLVPGVGAQGGQPDALLGLGGAVAGQLLPAVSREVLRAGPDVASLRAAGERMRETVAYLAV, from the coding sequence ATGCCCGGGTTCGGCGCCCGGTTGGCCGACGCGGTATCGCGCCGCGGGCCGCTGTGCCTGGGCATCGACCCGCATCCCGAAATACTGCGGGCCTGGGGCCTGCCGGTCAACCCGGACGGTCTGGCGGCTTTCTGCGAGAGCTGTGTGCGGGCCTACGCCGACTTCGCCGTCGTCAAGCCGCAGGTCGCGTTCTTCGAATCCTACGGCTCCGCAGGCTATGTCGTGCTGGAGCGGACCATCGCGGCACTGCGCGACGCCGGTGTGCTGGTGCTCGCCGACGCCAAACGCGGCGATATCGGCTCGACGATGGCGGCCTACGCGGTCGCGTGGGCGGGGGAGTCGCCGCTGGCCGCTGATGCCGTCACGGCGTCGCCGTACCTGGGTTTCGGCTCACTGCAGCCGCTGCTGGACACCGCGGCCGCGCACGACCGGGGAGTGTTCGTGTTGGCGGCGACGTCGAACCCGGAGGGCGCGAGTGTGCAGCGCGCCGAGACCTGCGGGCGTTCGGTGGCCCAGTCGATCGTCGACCAGGCTGCGGCCGTCAACCGCGCGTCAGGCCCCGGGCCCGGCTTCGTCGGCGTCGTGGTGGGGGCCACGTTGACCGAGGTGCCCGATGTCAGCGAGCTCGGCGGGCCGGTGCTGGTGCCCGGTGTCGGCGCCCAGGGCGGGCAACCCGACGCCCTGCTGGGCCTGGGCGGCGCAGTCGCGGGACAGCTGCTGCCCGCGGTGTCCCGCGAGGTGCTGCGGGCCGGTCCGGACGTGGCGTCGCTGCGCGCGGCCGGCGAACGGATGCGTGAAACCGTCGCATATCTGGCCGTCTGA
- the mihF gene encoding integration host factor, actinobacterial type: MALPQLTDEQRAAALEKAAAARRARAELKDRLKRGGTNLKQVLKDAETDEVLGKMKVSALLEALPKVGKVKAQEIMTELEIAPTRRLRGLGDRQRKALLEKFDFS, translated from the coding sequence GTGGCCCTTCCCCAGTTGACCGACGAGCAGCGCGCGGCAGCGTTGGAGAAGGCTGCCGCCGCACGCCGAGCGCGAGCCGAGCTCAAAGACCGGCTGAAGCGTGGCGGCACCAATCTCAAGCAGGTGCTGAAGGATGCCGAGACCGATGAGGTCTTGGGCAAGATGAAGGTTTCCGCGTTGCTGGAAGCCCTGCCGAAGGTGGGCAAGGTCAAGGCGCAGGAAATCATGACCGAGCTCGAGATCGCGCCGACGCGTCGTCTGCGTGGTCTCGGCGATCGTCAGCGCAAGGCACTGTTGGAGAAGTTCGACTTCTCCTAG
- the gmk gene encoding guanylate kinase: MSTDGGPDGDRDRSLAAEPTGQAAGRVVVLSGPSAVGKSTLVRCLRERIPDLHFSVSATTRAPRPGETDGVDYCFVTPGRFQELIDDGALLEWAEIHGGLHRSGTVAHPVREAVRAGHPVLIEVDLAGARAVKQAMPEAITVFLAPPSWDALKARLIGRGTETPEVIERRLATARIELAAQDDFDEVVVNSQLDTACAELVSLLVGTAPDTA, translated from the coding sequence TTGAGCACCGACGGGGGACCGGACGGTGACCGCGACCGCAGTCTTGCGGCTGAGCCGACAGGTCAGGCCGCTGGACGCGTCGTCGTGCTGTCCGGTCCATCCGCGGTAGGAAAGTCGACGCTGGTCCGGTGTCTGCGTGAGCGGATACCCGACCTGCATTTCAGCGTTTCGGCGACAACCCGAGCCCCCCGGCCAGGCGAAACGGACGGGGTGGACTACTGCTTCGTCACGCCGGGCCGTTTCCAAGAGTTGATCGACGACGGAGCCCTGCTGGAGTGGGCCGAGATTCACGGCGGTCTGCACCGCTCAGGGACCGTCGCTCACCCGGTCCGTGAGGCCGTCCGGGCCGGGCATCCGGTCCTGATCGAGGTAGATCTGGCCGGCGCCCGCGCCGTCAAACAGGCGATGCCCGAAGCGATCACGGTGTTCCTGGCTCCGCCGAGCTGGGACGCCCTGAAGGCCCGCCTGATCGGGCGGGGGACCGAGACACCCGAGGTGATCGAACGCCGCCTCGCCACCGCCCGCATCGAATTGGCCGCTCAGGACGACTTCGACGAGGTGGTCGTGAACAGTCAATTGGATACTGCATGCGCGGAATTGGTATCATTGCTGGTCGGAACTGCGCCGGATACGGCGTGA
- the rpoZ gene encoding DNA-directed RNA polymerase subunit omega, translated as MSSSHTDASLTAVPDQFDPSAGGIGAYDTPLGITNPPIDELLERVSSKYALVIYAAKRARQINDYYNQLGEGILEYVGPLVEPGLQEKPLSIAMREIHGDLLEHTEGE; from the coding sequence GTGAGCAGCTCACACACCGACGCGTCGTTGACCGCCGTCCCCGACCAGTTCGACCCCTCGGCCGGCGGGATCGGCGCCTACGACACGCCGCTGGGCATCACCAACCCGCCCATCGACGAGTTGCTTGAGCGGGTGTCCAGCAAGTACGCCCTGGTCATCTACGCCGCCAAGCGTGCCCGGCAGATCAACGACTACTACAACCAACTCGGCGAGGGCATCCTCGAATACGTCGGCCCGCTGGTCGAGCCGGGCCTGCAGGAGAAGCCGCTGTCGATCGCGATGCGCGAGATCCACGGCGACCTGCTCGAGCACACTGAAGGCGAGTAG
- the coaBC gene encoding bifunctional phosphopantothenoylcysteine decarboxylase/phosphopantothenate--cysteine ligase CoaBC: MSLSGERRTDRKRIVVGVSGGIAAYKAATVVRQLTEAGHQVRVIPTESALRFIGAATFEALSGESVQTGVFEDVPQVPHVAIGQHADLVVVAPATADLLARAAIGRADDLLTATLLTARCPVLFAPAMHTEMWQHPATVDNVATLRRRGAVVLEPASGRLTGADSGAGRLPEAEEITTFAQLLLERHDAMPFDLHGVKLLVTAGGTREPIDPVRFIGNRSSGKQGYALARVAAQRGAEVTLIAGHTAGLIDPAGVEVVHVSSAQQLRDAVSKHAPDVHVLAMAAAVADFRPAQVATAKIKKGADEPESIDLVRNDDVLAAAVQARAAGQLPNMRAIVGFAAETGDANGDVLFHARAKLRRKGCDLLVVNAVGDGKAFEVDNNDGWLLAADGTESALQHGSKTLMASRIVDAIVTFLHGGGGGAG, encoded by the coding sequence ATGAGCCTCTCGGGCGAACGGCGCACGGACCGCAAGCGGATCGTCGTCGGCGTTTCCGGGGGCATCGCCGCCTACAAGGCGGCCACGGTCGTCCGCCAGCTCACCGAGGCGGGCCATCAGGTCCGCGTCATCCCCACCGAATCCGCGTTGCGCTTCATCGGCGCCGCCACCTTCGAGGCGCTGTCCGGCGAGTCGGTGCAGACCGGGGTCTTCGAAGACGTGCCGCAGGTGCCGCACGTCGCGATCGGGCAGCACGCCGACCTGGTCGTCGTGGCGCCCGCTACCGCCGACCTGCTGGCCCGCGCCGCGATCGGCAGGGCCGACGACCTGCTGACCGCGACACTGCTCACCGCGCGATGTCCGGTGCTGTTCGCACCGGCGATGCACACCGAGATGTGGCAGCACCCGGCGACCGTCGACAACGTGGCCACCCTGCGCCGTCGCGGCGCCGTGGTGCTCGAACCGGCGTCGGGACGGCTGACCGGCGCGGACAGCGGCGCAGGCCGGCTGCCGGAGGCCGAGGAGATCACCACCTTCGCCCAGCTGTTGCTGGAGCGGCATGACGCGATGCCGTTCGACCTGCACGGCGTCAAGCTGCTGGTGACCGCGGGCGGCACCCGCGAGCCGATAGACCCCGTCCGCTTCATCGGCAACCGCAGCTCGGGCAAGCAGGGCTACGCGCTGGCGCGGGTCGCGGCTCAACGCGGCGCCGAGGTCACCCTGATCGCCGGTCACACCGCGGGGCTGATCGACCCGGCCGGCGTCGAGGTGGTGCACGTCAGCTCGGCCCAGCAGCTGCGGGACGCGGTGTCCAAGCACGCGCCCGACGTCCACGTGCTGGCGATGGCGGCCGCCGTGGCAGATTTCCGGCCCGCCCAGGTCGCAACCGCCAAGATCAAAAAGGGCGCCGACGAACCGGAGTCCATCGACCTGGTCCGCAACGACGACGTGCTGGCCGCGGCCGTGCAGGCCCGCGCCGCCGGTCAGCTGCCGAACATGCGGGCCATCGTCGGCTTCGCCGCCGAGACCGGCGACGCGAACGGCGACGTGCTCTTCCACGCCCGGGCCAAGCTGCGGCGCAAGGGATGTGACCTGCTGGTGGTCAACGCCGTCGGCGACGGCAAGGCGTTCGAAGTGGACAACAACGACGGCTGGTTGCTGGCCGCCGACGGCACCGAGTCGGCGCTTCAGCACGGGTCGAAGACGCTGATGGCCAGCCGGATCGTGGACGCGATCGTCACGTTCCTGCACGGGGGTGGCGGGGGCGCCGGCTAG